The genomic window ctgcttgttagctagctatctgcaGCAGGCCACAGTGTGTAGCTGCTAATGAgctgcttgttagctagctatctgcaGCAGGCCACTAGTGTGTAGGCTAATGAgctgcttgttagctagctatctgcaGCAGGCCACTGCTTGTTGCTATCTGCAGCAGGCCACAGGCTAATGAgctgcttgttagctagctatctgcaGCAGGCCACAGTGTGTAGGCTAATGAgctgcttgttagctagctatctgcaGCAGGCCACAGTGTGTAGGCTAATGAgctgcttgttagctagctatctgcaGCAGGCCACAGTGTGTAGGCTAATGAgctgcttgttagctagctatctagtcaACTATACATACTATAGCTAAGTGAAATATCATCAACTAGTTAACTTCATATTAGCTTCTTATTTTGATGTAGGCCTATTTatcattgtaaattaaaaacTCATTCTCCAAATAACAGCAATGGAAGCAGGGTGAAAGGATGTTCTGCTCCAGCTGTCAGCAAAGGGAGTATTGGTACTAGTTAGACAGGGTAAAGGGAGTATTGGTACTAGTTAGACAGGGTAAACTGAGTATTGGTACTAGTTAGACAGGGTAAAGGGAGTATTGGTACTAGTTAGACAGGGCAAAGGGAGTATTGGTACTAGTTAGACAGGGTAAAGGGAGTATTGGTACTAAACTAAAGGGAGTATTGGTACTAGTTAGACAGGGTAAAGGGAGTATTGGTACTCGTTAGATAGGGCAAAGGGAGTATTGGTACTAGTTAGACAGGGTAAAGGGAGTATTGGTACTAGTTAGACAGGGCAAAGGGAGTATTGGTACTAGTTAGACAGGGTAAAGGGAGTATTGGTACTAGTTAGACAGGGTAAAGGGAGTATTGGTACTAGTTAGACAGGGTAAAGGAGTATTGGTACTAGTTAGATAGGGCAAACTAGTTAGACAGGGTAAAGGGAGTATTGGTACTAGTTAGACAGGGTAAAGGGAGTATTGGTACTAGTTAGACAGGGTAAAGGGAGTATTGGTACTAGTTAGGGTAAAAGGGTAAAGAGAGTATTGGTACTAGTTAGACAGGGTAAAGGGAGTATTGGTACTAGTTAGACAGGGTAAAGGGAGTATTGGTACTAGTTAGACAGGGTAAAGGGAGTATTGGTACTAGTTAGACAGGGTAAACTGAGTATTGGTACTAGTTAGACAGGGTAACGGGAGTATTGGTACTAGTTAGACAGGGTAAACTGAGTATTGGTACTAGTTAGACAGGGTAAAGGGAGTATTGGTACTAGTTAGACAGGGTAAAGGGAGTATTGGTACTAGTTAGACAGGGTAAACTGAGTATTGGTACTAGTTAGACAGGGTAAAGGGAGTATTGGTACTAGTTAGACAGGGTAAAGGGAGTATTGGTACTAGTTAGACAGGGTAAACTGAGTATTGGTACTAGTTAGACAGGGTAACGGGAGTATTGGTACTAGTTAGACAGGGTAAACTGAGTATTGGTACTAGTTAGACAGGGTAAAGGGAGTATTGGTACTAGTTAGACAGGGTAAAGGGAGTATTGGTACTAGTTAGACAGGGTAAACTGAGTATTGGTACTAGTTAGACAGGGTAAAGGGAGTATTGGTACTAGTTAGACAGGGTAAAGGGAGTATTGGTACTAGTTAGACAGGGTAAAGGGAGTATTGGTACTAGTTAGACAGGGTAAAGGGAGTATTGGTACTAGTTAGACAGGGTAAACTGAGTATTGGTACTAGTTAGACAGGGTAACGGGAGTATTGGTACTAGTTAGACAGGGTAAACTGAGTATTGGTACTAGTTAGACAGGGTAAAGGGAGTATTGGTACTAGTTAGACAGGGTAAAGGGAGTATTGGTACTAGTTAGACAGGGTAAACTGAGTATTGGTACTAGTTAGAAAGGGTAAAGAGAGTATTGGTACTAGTTAGTGTTATATAAATATTCATACACATAactcatatattatacagcgctaagctaaaccgcctgactcaagtcatcttacgTACCCTTGCTAAAGCAGGAACTAGCTCACACagccagcaataaaactacccccctaAAACCATCCCCTCAGCTTGGTTGTCTCCcgaccccaggaaacaaagacattccatcgcatgaacacatacacccagccataaaaaCTGCCCCTCTACCTCACGAACCCCTGACACAAACATCTCCTAGTATAAACACATCTcccccctctactggtcggggGCTCAGAGAACAAGACTCTGTTCTGTACCAATGGGGCTCATGCTCTGGATTAGAGCAGGTCCGCCACCAACTTTTTGGGACCAATCAGAAGACAAAAATGACAAGACTCTACCTACTTtattctatgtataaaaatgaatgtaacctttgtataaggtctctttttcacctgactccttgccgagttatatgaactagatccgtgcacgtaaaactgcgggacaagatatctttgactcattaaaactgtctattgttacaactgaaatccactctgtccagcgtccatGATTTGGTCCCAACTCTCCAATATATCAAACACCAATCATAACAttagacagggtaaagagagtattggtactagttagacagggtaaagagagtattggtactagttagacagggtaaagagagtattggtactagttagacagggtaaagagagtaTTAGTACTAGTTAGATAGGGTAAAGGGAGTATTGGTACTAGTTAGACAGGGTAAAGGGAGTATTGGTACTAGTTAGACAGGGCAAAGGGAGTATTGGTACTAGTTAGACAGGGTAAAGGGAGTATTGGTACTAGTTAGACAGGGCAAAGGGAGTATTGGTACTAGTTAGACAGGGTAAAGGGAGTATTGGTACTAGTTAGACAGGGTAAAGGGAGTATTGGTACTAGTTAGACAGGGTAAAGGGAGTATTGGTACTAGTTAGACAGGGTAAAGGGAATATTGGTACTAGTTAGACAGGGTAAAGGGAATATTGGTACTAGTTAGACAGGGCAAAGGGAGTATTGGTACTAGTTGGACAGGGCAAAGGGAGTATTGGTACTAGTTAGACATAGTTAGACAGGGTAAAGGGAGTATTGGTACTAGTTAGACAGGGTAAAGGGAGTATTGGTACTAaataaattaagaccaaaaagcatttattttttatttttttattattattttattacaaaGAAGAAAATAAATGACAAAGATTAGATTATACGTCATGCTAGAAACGTCGCCATCTGTTGtctggagtgggtaacgcagttgagGAAAACATTTGATTTTCAGACAAAGTTTCTTTCAAAAGTTTAATATTATATTGAGACTTACAAAGAGAAGCTTTGGTTCATCAATGAACTTTTGATGAGTGAGAATTTTTATATAAACTTCACATCTGTATTCTATGCAAATTCTGATTCATTCAGTCAACAGATAATATCAAAATAAACAACTCTATACTGCTTCTACATAGTGGAATAACATTGATGGGAACATTTATATTTTTCATGTCAACAACTTATCAATGTTGTTATAAAAACGCCATCACATTTTCATCGTCCTTTATCTTGACGACTAGTAAACATATTAACTCAATGAAACAAAACGACTCAATTAAAGAGGTTTCAAAGTTCAAAATACAAATTGTGTTTAATCTGATTTTAGATCAGGTCTCcagataaacatttttttttttaaagttggcATATTTTTAATGATTTCATATAAACAATATGATTTCATTTGGCATGGAACAAAAACACTAATTCTCAGTCAAAAACTTAAGTCAGAACACAGCCTCTCTATTCTCTCATGTGATTTCAGgtcctctgactgggaaaatgtctttccacactgagagcagtggtatgtcttctcctcctgtgtaTGTATTCTTTCATGCTTATTCAGATGTCTTAACCGGTTAAATGTCTTTCCACACAGGGAGCAGTAGTACGTCTTAtcccctcctgtgtgtgtcctgtcatgCCTATTCAGGGCCCCTAACTTGGTAAAAGTCTTTCCGCACAGGGAGCATTGGTAGGGCTtttcttgtgtgtgttttgtctcatGCTCTTTTAGGTTCCCTAAGCGGGTAAAATTCTTTCCACAAAGGGAGCATTGGAAAGGTTTTCCCCCTGTGTGTATCTTCTCATGCTCCTTCAGGGCCCCTAACTTGGTAAAACTCTTTCCGCACAGGgagcattggaaaggcttttcCCCTGTGTGTATCTTCTCATGCTCCTTCAGCCTCCCTAACTGGGTAAAAcgctttccacactgggaacattggaaaggTTTTTCCCCTGTGTGTGAACTCTCATGGGTTTTCAGGCTCCCTAACCAGGCGAAAGTCAATCCACACTGGGAACAGTGGAACGGTTTCTCTCCAGAGTGTATTCTCTTATGCTCCCTTAGGCTCCCTAACCAGGTaaatctctttccacactgggaacattggaaaggcttttctcctgtgtgctTTCTCTCGTGCTGTTTTAGGTACCCTAACCaactaaaactctttccacagtgggaGCAGTGATGTCGTCTCGCTGGTTTGGGCGTCTCTGGGTCTGGTTCCCCTGAAGGACTCTTCCTGCTGTCAGAGTGGGAGTCTGGTCTCTCTGAAGGACTCTTCCTGCTGTCAGAGTGggagtctggtctctctcctgccaaagacagacagattattttagtTAAACAGAGAGACCTGAATGAAATCTCCAAATGATAAAACGGTCTTCCTATGAGGTTTAATCCAGACTAGATCCCTCAATAAAATAGTGTCTGTAGTGCTTTGTCGGCCAATAAAACACTTTTCAACTGGACCATTGTGAAGCAGTATTAGACctaatggataaatagactagtcagtataggatacatgtattagactagtcagtataggatacatgtaatagactagtcagtataggatacatgtattagacctaatggataaatagactagtcagtatagaatacatgtaatagacctaatagataaatagactagtcagtataggatacatgtaatagactagtcagtataggatacatgtattagacctaatggATAAATAGACTGGTATaggataaatagactagtcagtataggtcATGTATTAGACCTATGGgatacagtataggatacatgtattagacctaatggataaatagactagtcagtataggatacatgtattagacctaatggataaatagactagtcagtataggatacatgtattagacctaatagataaatagactagtcagtataggaactagtcagtataggatacatgtaatagactagtcagtataggatacatgtattagacctaatggataaatagactagtcagtataggatacatgtaatagactagtcagtataggatacatgtaatagaatcagtataggatacatgtaatagactagtcagtataggatacatgtaatagactagtcagtataggatacatgtaatagactagtaataggatacatgtaatagactagtcagtataggatacatgtattagactagtcagtataggatacatggattagactagtcagtatagaatacatgtattagacctaatagataaatagactagtcagtataggatacatgtattagacctaatggataaatagactagtcagtataggatacatgtattagacctaatagataaatagactagtcagtataggatacatggattagactagtcagtataggatacatgtaatagacctaatggataaatagactagtcagtataggatacatgtattagacctaatggataaatagactagtcagtataggatacatgtattagacctaatagataaatagactagtagtataggatacatgtaatagactagtcagtataggatacatgtattagacctaataGATAAATAGACTGTCAGTATagacatgtaatagactagtcagtatatacatgtattagacctaatggATAATAGACTgtagtataggatacatgtaatagactagtcagtataggatacatgtattagacctaatagataaatagactagtcagtatatacatgtattagacctaatggataaatagactagtgtataggatacatgtaatagactagtcagtataggatacatgtattagacctaatggataactagactagtcagtataggatacagtaatagactagtcagtataggatacatgtattagacctaatggataaatagactagtcagtataggatacatgtaatagactagtcagtataggatacatgtaatagactagtcagtataggatacatgtattagacctaatggGTAAATAGACTAgtgtataggatacatgtaatagactagtcagtataggatacatgtattagacctaatggataaatagactagtcagtataggatacatgtaatagactagtccatgtattagacctaatggGTAAATAgatagtcagtataggatacatgtaatgaCTAGTCCAgttagactagtcagtatagga from Oncorhynchus tshawytscha isolate Ot180627B unplaced genomic scaffold, Otsh_v2.0 Un_contig_13837_pilon_pilon, whole genome shotgun sequence includes these protein-coding regions:
- the LOC112239914 gene encoding zinc finger protein 239-like — its product is MGKALSGLNLIGRPFYHLEISFRSLCLTKIICLSLAGERPDSHSDSRKSPSERPDSHSDSRKSPSGEPDPETPKPARRHHCSHCGKSFSWLGYLKQHERKHTGEKPFQCSQCGKRFTWLGSLREHKRIHSGEKPFHCSQCGLTFAWLGSLKTHESSHTGEKPFQCSQCGKRFTQLGRLKEHEKIHTGEKPFQCSLCGKSFTKLGALKEHEKIHTGGKPFQCSLCGKNFTRLGNLKEHETKHTQEKPYQCSLCGKTFTKLGALNRHDRTHTGGDKTYYCSLCGKTFNRLRHLNKHERIHTQEEKTYHCSQCGKTFSQSEDLKSHERIERLCSDLSF